Genomic DNA from Clavibacter michiganensis:
GTGCGGTCGTCGACCTCCGTGGCGAACCGCGGGCGCCACGCGGCGATCCGCAGGGCCTCGGCCGCGAGGACGCCCGCGACGGGCAGGTCGCCGGATGCGGCCCGCGCGACGACGCCCGGCAGCTCGGAGCGCGGCACGAGGCGCTCGCTCCAGGTCCAGCCCTCACCCGGGTGCGGCGCGGCGGCCGCGTACTGGTGGCCGCCGGGGACGACATGCGTCCACGGGTCCCGCCACACGAGCGGGACGCCCACAGGGGCCGCGACGGGGAGGTCGGGCTCGCCCATCGTGCCGATGACGGCCATCTCGGCCGTGCGATCCGCGGGCTCCACCCGGAGCATGAAGCGCATGCGCTGCAGGTAGGCGAGCAGCGCGTCCGCGTCGCCCGCGCCGAGCAGGAGCCACGTGGTGACGCCGTCGTCGAGCACGCCGACCGCGTGCTCGAGGCGCCCGTTCTGGTCGAGGAAGAGCGTCTCGGCCGAGTCGCCCGGCGCGAGGCCGCGGAGCGACTGGCTGGTGATGGAGTCGAGCCAGGTCAGCCGGTCCTCCCCCGTGACGGAGAGGACGGCGCGGTGCGAGAGGTCGACGATGGCGGTCCCCGCGGCGAGCGCACGCTGCTCCTGCACGAGGGATCCGAGGTGCGCGGGAACCCCGGCGTCCGGTCCGTCGGCGGCGACGGCGCCGGGAAGGTCGAGGAAGGGCGAGCGGGCGACGGCGGGATCCGGGTCAGTCGACATGCGACACCCGCCCGGAGGCGTGCGTGCGCAGCGGCTGGCCGAGCGCCGCGATGTCCCACGCCCAGAGCAGGTCGCGCTCGACGAGCCCGTAGAGCCGCGTCGCGCCCGTGTAGGCCTTGGCGCCCTCGGTGCGCATCACGGCGTCGGTCGCGAGGTCGATGCGGGCGCTCTTCACCTGGCCGACGTAGAGCTCGCTCACGCCGCCTGGATGGACGAGCGCGACCTCGACGTCGAACCCGCCCTCGGCGTTGCGCAGCGTCTCGACCTCCTCGGCCGTCGTGAACGGACGCTCGCCGGTGGGCGGCAGCATCGCCGGCCCCGGGTCGCCATCGGTGACCTGGCGTCGCAGTCGCCAGTAGCCGGTCTCGGTGACGAAGGGCACGGGGCCGTCGTCGCCCTCGACCCACGCGTACGAGGAGTAGTTGAGGTGCGGCAGGCCGTCGTGACTGAAGCTGATGCGCTGGCCGAACTCGCGGCGGACGATCTCGTCCCCGACGGCGTACTCGACGACGCCCGAGCCCTCCCAGACGCCGAGGAGCCAGGACAGGGGGACGAGCTCGGCGGGGAGGCCGGTCGGGATCTCGATCATGCGGCGCGCGGTCAGCGCTGGCCG
This window encodes:
- the ygfZ gene encoding CAF17-like 4Fe-4S cluster assembly/insertion protein YgfZ — its product is MSTDPDPAVARSPFLDLPGAVAADGPDAGVPAHLGSLVQEQRALAAGTAIVDLSHRAVLSVTGEDRLTWLDSITSQSLRGLAPGDSAETLFLDQNGRLEHAVGVLDDGVTTWLLLGAGDADALLAYLQRMRFMLRVEPADRTAEMAVIGTMGEPDLPVAAPVGVPLVWRDPWTHVVPGGHQYAAAAPHPGEGWTWSERLVPRSELPGVVARAASGDLPVAGVLAAEALRIAAWRPRFATEVDDRTIPHELDWLRSAVHLSKGCYRGQETVAKVHNLGRPPRRLVLLQLDGSDAVLPGAGSEVRLPAAADGAAGEVVGAVTSSALHHELGPVALAVVRRNVDPALQLEVVADDVRVQAMQDVIVPTDAGRSADVPRLPRLGAVRR
- a CDS encoding FABP family protein gives rise to the protein MIEIPTGLPAELVPLSWLLGVWEGSGVVEYAVGDEIVRREFGQRISFSHDGLPHLNYSSYAWVEGDDGPVPFVTETGYWRLRRQVTDGDPGPAMLPPTGERPFTTAEEVETLRNAEGGFDVEVALVHPGGVSELYVGQVKSARIDLATDAVMRTEGAKAYTGATRLYGLVERDLLWAWDIAALGQPLRTHASGRVSHVD